In Halorientalis sp. LT38, a genomic segment contains:
- a CDS encoding branched-chain amino acid ABC transporter permease: MALESDLAVAILNGVTWGLIVALIALGLNLIYGLLEIVNMAHGSLYMLGAVIGWFAIDATGSFAAALLIAPLAVGAIGMTVERGILRPIEDDLTITLIATFGLLLMFDQLALMTFGPGTRSVSAPIAGTVSYAGISYSLYRLVVGVVSIFLMACLYLFLFRTRYGTWMRGVRQDRETASALGIPTSKVYVFTFGLGAFLAALAGVLLAPIVSVGHLMGLDILAVAFMVVIVGGLGSLRGVLVASLIYALVENVSTLFMTPVEARILTFALMISFVLIRPDGIFRGASA; encoded by the coding sequence ATGGCGCTGGAAAGTGACCTCGCGGTGGCGATCCTGAACGGCGTCACCTGGGGGCTAATCGTGGCGCTGATCGCGCTCGGGCTCAACCTGATCTACGGGTTGCTCGAGATCGTCAACATGGCCCACGGCTCGCTGTACATGCTCGGTGCCGTCATCGGCTGGTTCGCCATCGACGCCACCGGGAGCTTCGCCGCGGCGCTGTTGATCGCGCCCCTCGCCGTGGGTGCGATCGGGATGACCGTCGAACGCGGGATCCTCCGGCCCATCGAGGACGACCTCACGATTACGCTGATCGCGACGTTCGGGCTCCTGTTGATGTTCGACCAGCTGGCGCTGATGACGTTCGGCCCCGGCACCCGCTCGGTGTCGGCGCCCATCGCCGGCACGGTCTCGTACGCCGGCATCTCCTACTCGCTGTACCGGCTGGTCGTCGGCGTGGTCTCGATCTTCCTGATGGCCTGTCTGTACCTGTTCCTCTTCCGGACCCGGTACGGGACCTGGATGCGGGGCGTCCGTCAGGACCGCGAGACCGCCAGCGCGCTGGGGATCCCCACCTCGAAGGTGTACGTCTTCACGTTCGGCCTCGGCGCGTTCCTCGCGGCGCTGGCCGGCGTGTTGCTGGCGCCGATCGTCAGCGTGGGCCACCTGATGGGGCTCGACATCCTCGCGGTGGCCTTCATGGTCGTGATCGTCGGCGGCCTGGGCTCCCTGCGTGGCGTCCTCGTCGCCAGCCTGATATACGCACTCGTCGAGAACGTTAGTACCCTATTCATGACGCCAGTCGAAGCGCGCATCCTGACCTTCGCGCTCATGATCTCGTTCGTGTTGATTCGTCCCGACGGCATCTTCCGGGGTGCGTCCGCATGA
- a CDS encoding branched-chain amino acid ABC transporter permease, whose protein sequence is MSRTFETPLGTLTAKHGGLIVLAIIAVIFPFTVGNFLLFLAASILALGLYGASFDLIYGYTGLLTFGHAVFYGVGAYAATFAIQDHGQGILTAMLVGFILTAIIAVGIGLIAIRVSSHGFVIVTILIVLIANLAAVSMTAITGGTDGVSVMLPEFTVPALGEFTMFDPMFRYFFVLAVVAVSLLAMNRLVNSPIGLVFRMIRDNEQRAKMLGYNVTTYKLIAFSVSGAFAGLAGVLSMYVTGFVSASHFSLIVSGDAVIFTLVGGRATLIGAIFGAILIEGASNFVSGFTDAYPLIIGGLLLFTVIFEPEGLVGMFDRIRDALGDRGLLSGSDDEESSPEPDADPNPAQEVTTDE, encoded by the coding sequence ATGAGCCGCACCTTCGAGACGCCGCTGGGCACGCTAACGGCGAAACACGGCGGCTTGATCGTCCTCGCGATCATCGCCGTGATCTTCCCCTTCACCGTCGGGAACTTCCTGTTGTTCCTGGCGGCGTCGATCCTCGCGCTGGGGCTGTACGGTGCCTCGTTCGACCTGATATACGGCTACACGGGGCTGTTGACGTTCGGCCACGCCGTCTTCTACGGCGTGGGCGCCTACGCGGCCACCTTCGCGATCCAGGACCACGGGCAGGGCATCCTCACCGCCATGCTCGTCGGATTCATCCTCACCGCGATCATCGCCGTCGGCATCGGCCTCATCGCCATCCGGGTCAGTTCACACGGGTTCGTCATCGTCACGATCCTGATCGTGCTGATCGCGAACCTCGCCGCGGTGAGCATGACGGCGATCACCGGCGGTACCGACGGGGTCAGCGTCATGCTCCCCGAATTCACCGTCCCGGCCCTCGGGGAGTTCACGATGTTCGACCCGATGTTCAGGTACTTCTTCGTCCTGGCAGTGGTCGCCGTGTCGCTGCTGGCCATGAACCGGCTCGTGAACTCGCCGATCGGTCTCGTCTTCCGGATGATCCGCGACAACGAACAGCGCGCGAAGATGCTCGGCTACAACGTCACCACCTACAAGCTGATCGCCTTCAGCGTCAGCGGGGCCTTCGCCGGCCTGGCGGGCGTGCTGAGCATGTACGTCACCGGCTTCGTGAGCGCGTCGCACTTCAGCCTCATCGTCTCCGGCGACGCGGTGATCTTCACGCTGGTCGGCGGCCGCGCGACGCTGATCGGTGCCATCTTCGGGGCGATCCTGATCGAGGGCGCCTCGAACTTCGTGAGCGGGTTCACTGACGCCTACCCGCTGATCATCGGTGGACTCCTGCTGTTCACGGTGATCTTCGAGCCCGAGGGCCTGGTCGGGATGTTCGACCGGATCCGCGACGCCCTGGGCGACCGCGGCCTGCTGTCCGGGTCGGACGACGAGGAGTCGTCGCCCGAACCCGACGCCGATCCCAACCCGGCCCAGGAGGTGACGACCGATGAATGA
- a CDS encoding cupin domain-containing protein — protein sequence MTDDTDAGIVVRDTADLPRFGGGEFASQIVADETVGVENVSVGVVTFEPGAEGSRHVREVEEIVYVLEGEAEIVTDEETHGLTAGQAAVIPPGVHHRHVNVGSGPLRKLWIFAPQGPEEAIRDREVQES from the coding sequence GTGACCGACGACACAGACGCGGGGATCGTCGTCCGGGACACCGCCGACCTCCCCCGATTCGGGGGCGGCGAGTTCGCCAGCCAGATCGTCGCCGACGAGACCGTCGGCGTCGAGAACGTGAGCGTCGGCGTCGTCACCTTCGAACCGGGCGCCGAAGGCTCGCGACACGTGCGCGAGGTCGAGGAGATCGTCTACGTCCTCGAGGGCGAGGCGGAGATCGTCACCGACGAGGAGACCCACGGTCTCACCGCGGGCCAGGCGGCCGTGATCCCCCCGGGCGTCCATCACAGGCACGTCAACGTCGGGTCCGGACCGCTCCGGAAGCTCTGGATCTTCGCACCCCAGGGCCCGGAGGAAGCGATCCGCGATCGGGAGGTGCAGGAGTCGTGA